agaaagagataCATGGCCAATTAATTGGGTTTAAAAATTAGTATGTAATCAACTGATTGGGCCCTTAATTAAGAATTACCCAGCAAATGGCATTCACAATTCCGCGTACTTTAGCCtttgttttcattaaaaaacaattaacatttttattaaaaaattttccctGTAGTTTAAATATCTTCAAGGTTAGGCTTGGTTGCCTACTCTCAACCTGGTACTAGGAGGGGTTGGGACCTTGAAGCTGATCTTGTAGTTCGTAATTCTTATTGCGCTCAGTTTGATTTGTCCATTATTTTAGGGAAAAACTCAAGTAATCTTGGAGTAGTGCTTCAGGCTCTCATATAGGAAGTGGGCCTTACATGTCTGGTCTCACTAGAGACCCACCTTCTATTTGAGAGCTTGGAACATTGCTTTGAAACTATATATCTAAGAATTGCCTTTATTTTAACGCTTCTATATATCATCAGGATACAATTTCCCTAGCACTTGTAGGGGTTGTGTTCATTGTTGGAAATATCGTGGAAAGATGTTAGGGGCTTATCTCCGTGGGTGCATGTTTAATTGTATTCCTCCGTTGGTATAAGAGTCACAAGTTTTTTCTTGTTGTTCCCAAGCCCTTAGAAGGTCACAGGAgagaatgataatttttttgttatagtcTTCTATTATTGCATTTTTGGGTCCTTCGCCATCGGTTACTCTACAGAGAGTTACAGAGTCACCACTTAAGAATAAACATAATTTCATCAGGATATGAGTTTAAGGAgagacatcaaaatttttctattcGGTTTGAAAGTGCATGTGAAATAGGTATTTTGTGGATCAATTAACACTTCTTCGTCTTTTTCAGTGATTCATTGATAATTAATCTTTGatttaaaacaacaaattttgaGTGGGAGTCCACCCCAATAACACATGCATAAACAAATATTCTTGAAAATGTGCATAATTATGAAATAGGTAAATAAAGGGAGAGCCACCCGGTCTCTGCTTGGCTGTCAATTGTAATGGTATGCCATTTATCAATCATTAGGCATGGTTAGTCTTTATAAAAGCTTATTGCTTATTGTCTTTATCTTTCTCTCTAATCTTCAACTATCCACGTGTGATTTCACAGTGTCACAAGATAATTAAAACCATGGCTTAGGCGAAGAAGTCAGAGACTATAACTGAAGGTAAACCTTTTATTTCCTCAGGCTTGAGTTTTCTAGGAGAGGATtctaagaatgaaaaaaataaaaccttttatTTAATCTATCATAAATCAAATTAATCTATCATAAGTCGATCACAtgcagttttattttttatgtaatataGTTAGATATATAATGGGAAAGGGTAGAGGTCGATCGAGTTCAAACCAAAGAAACTAAACTCCAAAAATGATGCCATAAGTTTCATATTGTTCTAGACAAAATCATAAAACTTTCTATTTCAGATAGAATTAATTAAGAGAGCTCCTCTCTAATAGCAATTTGTAAAGAATAACATCTTCATTGACGAGAATTTCTAATAGCAATTGTCACATAATGAGTTTAAAGAACTTTTCTCTAATTAACAAGATTTGGAGATAAACGATTTTTTTCCACTTGCAATTAGCATTGAAATGGTTTACACAGTGTGTACTACACCTTCCAAATACTTTCTTCCCAGATTCACCGCAATATATAATGTTgcacaaaaaatattaatacagCAATTATGAAAAGCACCACGCAAGCGAATATCACTTTATCAGTTCGAGCCATGTTCATCTCTGCAGACACCACCCTATTCCGTTCCCTCACATATTCATTGCAGCTGCAAGTATGCCGAGAACACCTTCTCCCACAATGATAGCAAAATTTTGTCTGACACCTGCGTTTCAACTCAGTCAAGAATCAATATTAGCATGTGTTTGTTTGGCAGCCAGGAACTATTAAAGGCTTAAAGCATAATTTCCTAATAGGGGCATATAATAGGttctacatatatataataatactGTTTCCATAATCATGAttaattaaaacttttatttatcaCCATGGATGAGTACTAGGCTTGAACTCCATCACTAACATGAGTCATgaccaaaagaaacaaataatcaaaataaatccTAGCGAGGTAGAAGCATTTATCTGCACCTCaaattatctcaaaattttaaactattaaacAATGATGAATTTAAATACCTTTATTAAATCGGAGGTAAATAAGAAACAGTGAATATTATCAACACAATACCAAAGATAAATTAGCAAATGTTTtgaagtttaaattattatgaaatgatgaatttaatcattcaaTAATTACtttaataacattaaaaaaaagtaatgagtttcaaatttttaatatacTATCATCATATAATTAGATGGTCGTCATAagataaaactttaaaaaaaaatataataaaaaaaaactcacaacagttgcaagcaaacaaacacaaTCACATGACACAATTACATGTTTGCATATAATTTGGTAGAGAGAGAACCTGCAAGTAATAATGGGGAGACCATAACTGCGCTCTATCCAAAAATTGCATTCAGGACATCTTACCCATCCCTTCTCTTGTGCAGTTTCCACAAATAAAATGTCATTCATATCTATGTCATCTTCCTTCTGACTACAAAGATGACCACTTTTCCATGGAATCTTGCAATTGAAACAGAATGGTTGCTTGCACTTTGGACACTTTGATCTCTTATCCTTTCTCCTACCTTCGTTTATGATTAAAACCGAGCAACTCCGGTTAGGGCAGTAGCACTTtccaaaccctagaattttcgaTATGCAAAGAAGGTTCATCCACCGATCAAATAGTCTTTTGGGAATGATAGGTTGGCATGAAAAGGGGTCTAACAGCTTCCCACAGTTCATCCCGGGGCACCGGACATTGGCAACACTGTCTTCAAGCTTTGCATCGATGTATTTTGAGACACAATCCACACAAAAAATGTGGAAATTAACAAGTTTCCTTATTGTAGAATTTCTTGTTTGAAATTATGGGTTCTAAACATATTTGACAATCGAAGGTTGAAGCAAGTGCTGCTTTTTGAATTGGTTTCTGTATTGTGTTTCCCATGTTACAGCTTGGGGGAGAATGAGATTATGACTTATGAGGCGAGCTATGACTTACAATAGTATTTAAGTCTTTGAAAAGTCTTACGTCCATTTATCTCTTGCCATGGTGGACTTTCTCTAAAGGAATAAGTTATCCACACTAATCACAAGTCTACTCAAACTCTAATATTCAAGTTGATTCCAAAAccctttgtttgtttttttattttaaattaaaaaaaaaaaaaaaactgttttaaccCTAATCCTGTTGCAATACTTATCTAGTCTTCTTTTTAATAGGCACGAATCTAATTTTCAAATCCTAGAATTTTCACGTGAAGTCTCTA
The Quercus lobata isolate SW786 chromosome 10, ValleyOak3.0 Primary Assembly, whole genome shotgun sequence DNA segment above includes these coding regions:
- the LOC115962793 gene encoding E3 ubiquitin-protein ligase RNF144A-like codes for the protein MNCGKLLDPFSCQPIIPKRLFDRWMNLLCISKILGFGKCYCPNRSCSVLIINEGRRKDKRSKCPKCKQPFCFNCKIPWKSGHLCSQKEDDIDMNDILFVETAQEKGWVRCPECNFWIERSYGLPIITCRCQTKFCYHCGRRCSRHTCSCNEYVRERNRVVSAEMNMARTDKVIFACVVLFIIAVLIFFVQHYILR